The window CCCCGATAACGTGATCGACCTTTACGAGAGGCTTATAACTACTGAAGAAGTTTACGATAAAGATGGAAGCACATATAAAACTACAAACACCGACGGAAAGGCGCTCATATACACTTACGTCAAGATGCTGAACAAGTATGACGCGATCAACGTACTCTCGATGCCCCGCCTGATGTGCACCGACAACCTGCCGAGCCACCTGCAGGTCGGACAGGTCATACCCCAAATGAAGGGCACTCTTACCGACACCACCAACCCAAGGGCCGTCCAGAACACCTATGAGTACAAGGACGTAGGCCTGATCCTATCTGTCACTCCCCATGTGAGGAGCGGCAATCTCGTCGCACTTGAGATAGAACAGAGGGTCGAAGATCTGCTGACAACGATGGGTTCTCCCACACCTGTCACCTCAAAGCGCGAGGTCAAGACAAACGTGCTGGTCGCGAACGGAGATACTATAATCATCGGAGGACTGATAAGAGAAGCAGAGAAGGTACTCAAACACAGAGTCCCCTTATTCTCCTACATCCCCCTTATCGGGAATCTCTTCAAATCGAGCGAAAAACAGAGGGAAAAGGTCGACCTCATGATATTCCTTACCCCCTATATACTCGAGGATCCGAAGGCTGCCTCCAGTATGACAACTTCGATAATAAGCGACGGACAGCAGTTAAGCACCGCAGAGATCGGTACACTGATGAAGAACCACGAGGGCTACCAGAAATCGATAGAGAACGAGGGAGTTACGAAGGAGATGCTGGATCCGCGCAATATCCTTAGCGGAGACAAGCAGGAAGAGAAGAAGGGCGACTGGAAGTCAAGGTACAACGAGCTGGTGAAAGAGATGGAAGCAAAGGATAAGGACAAGGGAAAATGACGCTCAAGCCGATGCCCTCACCCGAAGAGATCCTGGAGCTTATCCCCTCAGGTATAAGTCTGGACACTCTTCGCGACAAGGGGATGATACCGCTGAAAAAGTCGGGCGGGGTCATGACTGTAGGCCTTTCGGACCTCTCGGCCTTTTCAGAAGCCCAGCTCATAGCATCAAAAGCAGGCATGCCCTGCGAGACAGAGATATATCCGGCATCTGAAATACAGCATATCATAAGGAGCCTTTACGACATAAAAAGCGGCATCGTTATGGATACGCTCAGCTCAATAGAAGAGGTGAACGACCTTTCAGAGCTGGTCCGTCAGGAAGTTATGAGCGATACCGTGGACGCTCCTGTCATAAGACTTGTAAACGGACTGATAGTTGAATCGCTGAAGGAAAGGGCGACAGACATACACATAGAGCCCTATGAAGACAGGGTCACTGTCAGATACAGGATAGACGGCGTGCTTCACGACAAATACAGCCTCTCCAAAGGACACCAGGCACCTGTCACAAGCAGAGTCAAAGTTATGGCGAACCTTGACATAGCTGAGAGGTTCGTCCCTCAGGACGGAAGGATAGGGATAAGCCTGGGGGAGAGAATGGTCGACATAAGGGTCAGCTCACTTCCGACTCAGCATGGAGAGAGGATCGTAATGAGACTTCTTGACAGGGCAAGAGGACTTCTGTCGCTTGAGGAGCTTGGCATGAAGCCGGATGAAAGAAAAAGGCTGGACGACCTGATAAGACGGCCCAACGGCATGATACTCTTCACCGGACCTACCGGTTCAGGCAAAAGCACGAGCCTTTACGCTATCCTCCAGGCCCTTGCAAGACCCGAGGTAAACATCATAACCGTGGAAGACCCCATTGAATATGACCTGCCCGGTGTCGGACAGGTCCAGGTAAACGATAGGGCCGGACTTACCTTTTCTGCCTCGCTGAGGTCGATACTGCGCCAGGACCCCGACATCATAATGATCGGAGAAATGCGGGACTTCGACACAGCCCATATAGGCATACAGTCTTCCCTTACCGGACACCTGGTGCTCTCGACGCTGCACACCAACGATTCCATAAGCGCTGTAACAAGGCTTACCGATATGGGGATCGAACCGTACCTGGTTTCAGGTTCCCTGCTGGGGATCGTAGCCCAGAGGCTGGTAAGGAGGATCTGCCCCCATTGCAGGGAAGAGGTCCCCGCTTCGGGAGTTATTCTTGAACACGGAATAAAAAAGGCATGGCGGGGCAGAGGATGCGAAAAGTGCAAAAACACCGGATATATCGGACGTTTCGGCCTTTATGAGCAATTTGACGTCACACCGGAGATACAGGCAGCAATAGCGGAAAAAGCCCCTTCTTCAGAACTGCGCAGACTGGCACGGACGAATGGTTTCTTCACCCTTCTCGAACTGGGCATAAAAGCAGTGGCAAACGGCGAAACGACCCCCGAAGAAATGCTGCGGGTAGTCGGAGAGGTGTAAGAATTGCCCCTTTTCAAAGCTGAGGTATACACGGCAGGCGGCCGTCAAAAAGAGCTCCGGAAAGAGGCAGCAGGTGAAAATGAGCTTCTCAGGGAGCTTATATCCGATGGACTGACCGTAATAAATATAAAAGAGGAAAACAGCAGAAGTCTCAATATTTTCTCAGGGCGCAGGAAAAAAGCGAAGCAGATCAGACTGGAGGATCAGCATCTCTTCTGCATCACACTCTCTTCCTACATCAAAAGCGGACTTTCGATCACTGAAGTACTCAGCCTGCTGCAAAGACAGACGAGAAACAAATACCTCAGGCCCGTTTACACTGAGCTTAGGGAATCTGTCGAGGGCGGCCGCTCACTTGCAGCTTCAATGCGTGTCGCAGGGGTCTTCAGGGAGAGCCTGGTCGGGATGGTCGAATCAGGGGAAAGATCCGCATCCCTTCCCGACATACTGGAAAAAGCTGCGGAACTAATACACAACGAGATCCATCTGCGAAGGAAGCTTCGTTCCTCGCTTACATATCCGCTTCTGATGTTCATCGTAGGAATGGCAGTGGCAGTCTTTCTGCTTACCTTTGTGGTCCCGAGGCTGACAGTGCTCGTAATTGATTCGGGAGCCGAACTTCCCTTTGTGACCCGTCTTTTGATCCTCATATCCGATGCTGTAAGGGTGGGCTTTATTCCATTCCTGGCAGCTCTGCTGATCGTTTTTATATTCTTGCGCAAAAGCGGTAGAAGCATTTCCATCCCTATATTCAGAGAGATAAAAGAAAACATTGCATTCTCAATGATATTTTCACAGACCGGAACGCTTCTGAGATCCGGCTTGCCGCTTATCCTGGCGCTTAAGCTCACAGAACCGCTGGATCCCGTTAAGGGCAGGCTACAGACTGTGCAGGAGCACATAAAAAAAGGATACAGGTTTTCGCAGGGACTTGAAAAAGAGGGTTCCTTCCCCGAGGAGATAGTTTCAGTGGTAAGGGTGAGCGAAAACGGGAGGGATCTTTCCGACGGCCTGATCCGCCTGGGGAGCAACTGCTGGGACATCGCCCAGTCATCGATGCAAAAATACGCTGAGCTTGCAGAGCCAATAATAATACTTGTGATGGGTTTTCTTGTGGGATTCGTAGTTATAGCAGTGCTTCTGCCGATATTTGACCTTTCGACACTTGCAACGAGATAATAATTATCTGAGAGCACTAAGGGGATCGACCGGGAAGCTGTCCTTTCTTACCTCAAAGTGAAGGTGACTGCCTGTTGATTTTCCTGTGCTTCCGACATACGAAATGAGTTGGCCCGAATATACGGGATCTCCTTTTTGTACAGCCAGTTCGCTGCAGTGTCCGTAAAGGGTCGTGACCCCGTCTGCGTGATCCACAACAACTGTTTTGCCGTACCCTCCCATCCATCCTGAATAGGCGACTACGCCATCCATGGCTGAAACTATCGCCCTCCCGTATGGAGCCACTATGTCCAGGCCTGAGTGGAAACTGCCTGCTGAGGCATAAGAGTGGCCTCTCCAGCCAAAAAGGCTGGAAACTCTTCCCCTGACAGGCCAAATAAGGATATTTCGCAGCAGGTGCTCTCTTCCGGATGCGATCTTGACCATTCCGGTTTCTGTCTCTATTACCGCGGCATAATTTGCACCGGGCAAAAATACCTCTCTGCCTGAAGGAAGCGGCGAATCCTGGTCGATCCCATTGGCGGCACAGACCTGATCTGTTTTCGTGCCATAGAGGGAAGAAAGCCTTTTGATGCTTTCCCCTTCCCGGACTTTGACAAAGATCCCATCTCTGTCAGGTATCCTCAGAACTGTACCCGGCAAAAGGCTGCTGATTTTTTCCGGACTGTTTGACCCCAGTATCGTATCGGCGCTCAGGCCGAACATTTCAGCGATCGACCAGAGCGTATCCCCCTCTATTACTATATACGCGGTCACAGAGATCAGTTTTTTCTGCATTAAAAATTCTGCTTCACGTTTTTTCATTTCTTTGACGAAGGATGCAGTCTCTTCAATGTGCTCCCTGCCCCTGGGCACATAGATCACTACATCTCCTTTTCTCTCTCTTCGTCCGTCAATGCCGTTTATCCTCAGAAGGTCTTCTGTCGGGATCCGGTATTTTTTTGCGGCATTTTCGGGTGATTCCTCCATTTTAAGTATGAACTCGTCCCAATGTCTGTTGTTGCCCATGGCGGAGATCAGCTTGTCAGTCACTATTCCGCCGTTTTTAGACAGTGTGCGGTACAGCTCCCTTTCGGCAGGTGAAAGATTGGACATGTTAAGCAGGTCCCTTCCGCCTATTGATATCACTTCTTCACCCGAAGCGCTCCTCGGGTCATGAAAGCACAGCTCTCCTGCCGCATACAACGACAGTGCTGCGGCTGCCACGATGATCAATGGAGAAAAGAACATTATCGTCCTCTTATGCTTTTTTATCATTGCAGCTAACCTTTCCATTCCCTCGCTGTCCCTTTCGAATAAGGATGCGGCATGTTGCTAAAAATACAGGCGCGGCCTAAAAAGACCGCGCCTGATCGCTATTCCCGGTTTGTTATGTCTGAGTCAGGTCCTTCTCCGCCCTCCCGGCCGTCCGCGCCGTATGAAAACAGATCGAAGTCCCCGTCCCGGCCAGGGCACTCATAAACAAATTCCCTGCCCCAGGCGTCTTTGGGAACCTTTTTCATATAACCGTTCTTTTTGTAATTGAGCGGTTCCGGAGGAGTAGTCGGCGGTTTCACAAGGGCGGCAAGACCCTGGTCTGTTGTAGGATAAAATCCGTTGTCCAGATGGAAAAGGCCCAACACCTGTTCCAGCTGCGCTATCTGGGTCCTTGTAGTCTTTATCTTTGCCTCTTCACTCTGTCCGATCAGTCTGGGACCGACAAGAGCCGAAAGGAGGCCAATGATCACAACGACGACCATTATTTCAATCAGAGTAAAACCACGCCGTTTATCTATGATTTTTTTCGTTTTCATAAGAATCTGCCTGTCCCCTTTTTTCTGAAAGTTTTGTGACCTGATCTTGATTTGTTACATCTATTATCTACGTATCGCTCCATTAATAATTCTATAACCTTAAAAGGGCGAGGGAAAGAACCAGATAGACCAGACGTTCCCCAGAAAATGAAAAATTATTGAGGGCAGTATATTTCCATATCTCTCGCGCAGCCACCCCATTATAAGACCGGGGAAGAAGGTCAGAAGCGAAATAAAATAGGGGGCGGCGATAAGGTGCAGAGGTGCAAACACAAGATTTACGGCAACTATCGAGACTGCTGCGGAATACCTCTTCCTAAGCATCGGCTGCATCCAGCCCCTGAAAAATATTTCCTCTGCCACCGCTGCGGCCAGCCCAGAGATGATCAGCTTCAATACCAGGCCAAACGGTCTTCTGTGCGGAAGGTCATCCCATGGCCACACAAGGGCGACTGCAGTCAGCATTGATAGTGTAAATGCTGTAATAATAAGTGTTTGGGCTATAGCTTTTTTTTCAAAGACGACTCTGAAGGGAGAAACATCTTTCACCCTGCTCCTGTCTGATTTTTTATCATACGAGAAAAGATCTGAAAAAATGTCCATCCATTCCACTCTCTTTCCTGCCCGTCTATTATATCACCGCTATTTTTCGCGGATACTCGGCAGGAGGACCCTGTTGTTCTCAATGATCTGATTTGAGTCCCGCCCCGCACATCGTAAGCAGGCTGTCGGGCGTTTTTCCGTGCACCTCGCAGTATTTAAGGTATGCGGCGTAATTTGCGGCAGTCGTGTGTTCACAGTAGATGCCCTTTTCTGCCAATAGGGACCTCGCTTCAAGTATCTTGTCTTCCGGAGCTCTTATCAGCCTGACATGATACCTGTAGATGTACTCAAGTATCTCTTCACCGCGGGCCGGGCGGCCAATGGCTATCCCCTCCGCGAGAGTGGGCTTGGGAGTAATCTTTGCCGGAACTTTTTCGCCGGCCTCCGCCGCCTTCACAAAGGGATCGCAGTTTTCGCTCTGGATAGCCACTATGTTGGGCATCCTGTCGATCACCCCGGCGGCAAGAAGTTCTTCGAGCCCTTTTATCGCGCCTATAAAAAGCGTGCCGTTTCCGAGCGGGATGAAAATGTTCTCAGGAATTCTCCCCAGTTGCTCGTAAACTTCGTATATGTAGGTCTTGGTCCCCTCGTAGAAGAAGGGGTTATACACGTGGTTCGCGTAGTACTTCCCCTCTTTTTCCACCTTGGCCCTGCAGGCATCGGCGCAGTTGTCGCGGGATCCCGGGACTATGTTCACTCGCGCACCGTGCGCCTTTATCATGTCGATCTTTTTCGGAGACGTTCCCTCCGGCACAAAGATCTCACAGTCAATTCCGCATCTTCCGCAGTATGCCGCGATGCTGTTTCCGGCGTTGCCGCTGCTGTCCTGTACGACAGAATCCACACCTATCGCTTTGCAGTGGGCTATAAGGACCGCTGCGCCCCTGTCCTTGAAGGAGAGGGTCGGCATGAAATAATCCATTTTGAGGAGCACATCATCGCTGAAGCTTACTATCGGGGTCATTCCCTCTCCGAGAGTAACCTGACGCCATGTATCGTCCTCCAGGGCCATGAACGCTTTGTAGCGGAACATTCCCCAGATGCTTTTGTCTATACGCGACGGATCATAGCGGGGCGCATTAAAATCAAGCTTCCAGAGCCCTCCGCAGTCACACTTCGGCTTTCGGGTCGACGTGCTTTCTTTAATGCCGCATTTGGCACAGATAAAATTCATTTGGGCACCTCCGCGACCGCTTCTATCTCAACAAGACATCCGAAATGGAGCTTTCCGCAGGGAACAACACACCTTGCAGGCTTGTGATCTGCAAAAAATTCTGAGTACGCCTCGTTTACTTCATCCCACATATCTATGTCAGATATATAAATTCGGCACTGTACGACGTCTGCTTTGGACAGTCCTGCCTCACACAGGACCCTTTCCATGTTTGCAAGCGCAAGCACAGCATGTTCCAGGGCGCCTCCCGAAGCCACCTCCCCAGTATCGGGATCCCTTGAGAGCTGGCCCGAGATGTAAAGCACTCCGTTAGACAATATACCGGGGCTGTAATGTCCTTTATTCTGGATCTTGTATTCAGGAACGATCTTTTTCATCGATTTATCCTCCCTTTCGATCAACATCCGGCAACGCTGCAGGCTGTTCTATTCGATCAAATTAGGTTTTTTATCATTAACGATAATATTATAAACGTGAAAGGGCATGAATGAGAACATCCTGATATCTCAGTCCTATCCGGGATAAATATCTGCCGTTTATAATGCCGGACCGAAATAAAAATTATTAAAAATTAGTAATGACAACGTGACTATACCAATTTATAATGTCATTGTCTTGATACTTTGGGGAGGTGTCCTTTTATGAAAAAAATTGTTTTGTTTTTATTTTTTTCCCTTTTCCTCTTCCTTTTTGTCTCGCCCTATCCGGCATACGCGGGCAGCCCTGAGTATGACCAGGCTTACGCTGTCTACCAAAGCCAGGGAGCAGGGGCAGCTCTTCCGCTCTTCAAAAAAATAGTTGAAAGCAAACCTGACCCTGATGCGATGTGGATGCTCGGCTATATTTACAAGAACCAGTCTAACTTCGATACGATGTACGCCGAGAGCGCAAAGTGGTACAAGAGCTATCTGCAGTTCCCCTTTGTCAAAAAAGAATATGCAATGCAGGAATTGGGCGAAATGTATATGTCCGGGGGATATGGCGTGGAAAAGGACCTTGCTCAGGCAAGGTATTATTTTGAAAAACTCGTTGAATCGGGTTGGTCAAACAAGGATTGGTCGAAGTTCCCCTTAAATAACCTGACCATTGTCATAGGCCAGCAGATGGCCGGTTACACAAAGGATGACGCCGACTATGTCAAAGCAGGAAAGGCCCTTTCAAAAAACAAACCAAAGGATGCCGTTGCACCTCTTAAGCAGTCAGCGGAATACAAGAACCCAGACGCAATGGAAGTTTTGGGTATCATGTACAAATACGGCATAGGTGTCGAGCAGGACTATTTCGAAGCTGCTTCATGGTTCAGAAAGGCTGCGGAAAAAGAGCTTCCATATTCTATGCTCAACATGGGAAAACTCTATGAAAAGGGAAACGGCGTGACACAGGACGACACGATCGCGAGGGAATGGTATAAAAAATCCGCGCTCGCAGGAAATGAAGAGGCGAGGACGATACTTACCGAAAAGATGGTAAGGGATCCCCTGGTGCCAGAGACAGCCATTGAGATGATCGGAAATATGAGGTATGCAAAGGACGGGCTTCCCTGGGGAGAAGCCGTGAGCAAATTCATACTTAAACCAAAGTGGGAATATTACTACCATGATATGGAGGGGCACGTGGTAAAGCTGCGTGGATATTATGAAGACGCGCAAAAAGAAAAACACTCCATAGAAATAAAGTACTTTTTAAAATGCGAACCCAATATCGAGGACGGATCGAAGGCATTTTCGATCAAACGCCTCAGTTCGACCGTCAAGGACGAAAAGACAAAAGACGGCATCCCCGACTGGCTAGCCTACGAACTGGAATGACCTTTTAAGCAATTAAAGCATGATCTGAGCGCACAACATGGGCCGCCTCACGATGGGGACGGCCCATGTATTTTTAATGCTTCGGTATTATAATAAAGAGGTGAAATTCTATTCGGTCCTCAGCCTGCATACTGAAAAAGGAGGCGGTATCAATGGGTATTCTTGCTGCTGTGATGGTCCCGCATCCCCCGCTGATCGTTCCTGAGGTCGGCAGGGGTGAGGAAAAAAAAATAAATGATACGATAATAGGTTTTACAAAAGCGACGGAACTGATAGCGGAACTGGCCCCTCAAACTATCGTGATCTTTTCTCCGCACAGTGCCTATTATTCCGACTATTTCCACATTTCCCCGGGGAGATCCGCATCAGGAGACCTGTCTAAATTCGGGGCGCATAGGGTCACCTTCGATGTCCGCTACGACTCCGAATTCGTCCTTGAGCTTGAAAAAATGGCCCGCATAGAAAGCATTGAAGCCGGAACGATGGGCGAACGTGAAAAAAACCTGGACCACGCTACGACAGTACCCCTCTACTTTTTGAAGAAGGCATTCGGCGGGTTCATCCCGTGCAGAATAGTAAGGATAGGACTTTCGGGGATGCCTCTTGAGGAACACTACAGGTTCGGAGCTCTGATCAAAAAGACCGCGGAGTTGCTTGGCAGGAATATCTGCGTCATAGCAAGCGGAGACCTCTCTCATGTACTTAAAAGGGAGGGTCCTTACGGATACAGGTCTGAGGGTCGCGAGTACGACAAAAGGATCATGGATGTGATGTCCCGGGCCGCTTTCAGTGAACTCTTTGATTTCAATGATTCCTTCTGCGAAAGAGCCGCCGAATGCGGACACAGGTCATTCACTATAATGGCGGGATGCTTCGACGGGCTCTCCGTAAAGGCAGAAATGCTCTCATACGAAGGCCCGTTCGGCGTTGGTTACGGGATCTGCACCTTTATACCAGGCGAACCGGACCAAACGAGAAAATTTCTTTTGACACAGGAAATGGGGAGCGGGGAGAAGATGGATAAGATCAAAAAGGAAGAGAGTCCCTATGTGCGCCTCGCCAGAGAGACGGTGGAAAGGTATGTAGATGAGGGAAAGAGGCTGTCTGTTCCGGAATACCTGCCGGAAGAGGCCCTGACAAGAAGGGCAGGGACCTTTGTATCGCTGAAAAAATTTGGTCAGCTTAGGGGATGCATCGGCACG is drawn from Synergistaceae bacterium DZ-S4 and contains these coding sequences:
- a CDS encoding RidA family protein, yielding MKKIVPEYKIQNKGHYSPGILSNGVLYISGQLSRDPDTGEVASGGALEHAVLALANMERVLCEAGLSKADVVQCRIYISDIDMWDEVNEAYSEFFADHKPARCVVPCGKLHFGCLVEIEAVAEVPK
- a CDS encoding threonine synthase, with translation MNFICAKCGIKESTSTRKPKCDCGGLWKLDFNAPRYDPSRIDKSIWGMFRYKAFMALEDDTWRQVTLGEGMTPIVSFSDDVLLKMDYFMPTLSFKDRGAAVLIAHCKAIGVDSVVQDSSGNAGNSIAAYCGRCGIDCEIFVPEGTSPKKIDMIKAHGARVNIVPGSRDNCADACRAKVEKEGKYYANHVYNPFFYEGTKTYIYEVYEQLGRIPENIFIPLGNGTLFIGAIKGLEELLAAGVIDRMPNIVAIQSENCDPFVKAAEAGEKVPAKITPKPTLAEGIAIGRPARGEEILEYIYRYHVRLIRAPEDKILEARSLLAEKGIYCEHTTAANYAAYLKYCEVHGKTPDSLLTMCGAGLKSDH
- a CDS encoding peptidoglycan DD-metalloendopeptidase family protein: MIKKHKRTIMFFSPLIIVAAAALSLYAAGELCFHDPRSASGEEVISIGGRDLLNMSNLSPAERELYRTLSKNGGIVTDKLISAMGNNRHWDEFILKMEESPENAAKKYRIPTEDLLRINGIDGRRERKGDVVIYVPRGREHIEETASFVKEMKKREAEFLMQKKLISVTAYIVIEGDTLWSIAEMFGLSADTILGSNSPEKISSLLPGTVLRIPDRDGIFVKVREGESIKRLSSLYGTKTDQVCAANGIDQDSPLPSGREVFLPGANYAAVIETETGMVKIASGREHLLRNILIWPVRGRVSSLFGWRGHSYASAGSFHSGLDIVAPYGRAIVSAMDGVVAYSGWMGGYGKTVVVDHADGVTTLYGHCSELAVQKGDPVYSGQLISYVGSTGKSTGSHLHFEVRKDSFPVDPLSALR
- the amrA gene encoding AmmeMemoRadiSam system protein A; amino-acid sequence: MGILAAVMVPHPPLIVPEVGRGEEKKINDTIIGFTKATELIAELAPQTIVIFSPHSAYYSDYFHISPGRSASGDLSKFGAHRVTFDVRYDSEFVLELEKMARIESIEAGTMGEREKNLDHATTVPLYFLKKAFGGFIPCRIVRIGLSGMPLEEHYRFGALIKKTAELLGRNICVIASGDLSHVLKREGPYGYRSEGREYDKRIMDVMSRAAFSELFDFNDSFCERAAECGHRSFTIMAGCFDGLSVKAEMLSYEGPFGVGYGICTFIPGEPDQTRKFLLTQEMGSGEKMDKIKKEESPYVRLARETVERYVDEGKRLSVPEYLPEEALTRRAGTFVSLKKFGQLRGCIGTISPAEANISEEIIHNAISASTRDPRFPPVSPSELKDLDYSVDILGETEDIDSPEELDVKKYGVIVSSGYRRGLLLPNLEGIDDVEDQISIAMQKAGIRKGERIRLQRFEVVRYH
- a CDS encoding GspE/PulE family protein, which produces MTLKPMPSPEEILELIPSGISLDTLRDKGMIPLKKSGGVMTVGLSDLSAFSEAQLIASKAGMPCETEIYPASEIQHIIRSLYDIKSGIVMDTLSSIEEVNDLSELVRQEVMSDTVDAPVIRLVNGLIVESLKERATDIHIEPYEDRVTVRYRIDGVLHDKYSLSKGHQAPVTSRVKVMANLDIAERFVPQDGRIGISLGERMVDIRVSSLPTQHGERIVMRLLDRARGLLSLEELGMKPDERKRLDDLIRRPNGMILFTGPTGSGKSTSLYAILQALARPEVNIITVEDPIEYDLPGVGQVQVNDRAGLTFSASLRSILRQDPDIIMIGEMRDFDTAHIGIQSSLTGHLVLSTLHTNDSISAVTRLTDMGIEPYLVSGSLLGIVAQRLVRRICPHCREEVPASGVILEHGIKKAWRGRGCEKCKNTGYIGRFGLYEQFDVTPEIQAAIAEKAPSSELRRLARTNGFFTLLELGIKAVANGETTPEEMLRVVGEV
- the mrtS gene encoding SYNERG-CTERM system CAAX-type protease; the protein is MDIFSDLFSYDKKSDRSRVKDVSPFRVVFEKKAIAQTLIITAFTLSMLTAVALVWPWDDLPHRRPFGLVLKLIISGLAAAVAEEIFFRGWMQPMLRKRYSAAVSIVAVNLVFAPLHLIAAPYFISLLTFFPGLIMGWLRERYGNILPSIIFHFLGNVWSIWFFPSPF
- the gspG gene encoding type II secretion system major pseudopilin GspG yields the protein MKTKKIIDKRRGFTLIEIMVVVVIIGLLSALVGPRLIGQSEEAKIKTTRTQIAQLEQVLGLFHLDNGFYPTTDQGLAALVKPPTTPPEPLNYKKNGYMKKVPKDAWGREFVYECPGRDGDFDLFSYGADGREGGEGPDSDITNRE
- a CDS encoding type II secretion system F family protein codes for the protein MPLFKAEVYTAGGRQKELRKEAAGENELLRELISDGLTVINIKEENSRSLNIFSGRRKKAKQIRLEDQHLFCITLSSYIKSGLSITEVLSLLQRQTRNKYLRPVYTELRESVEGGRSLAASMRVAGVFRESLVGMVESGERSASLPDILEKAAELIHNEIHLRRKLRSSLTYPLLMFIVGMAVAVFLLTFVVPRLTVLVIDSGAELPFVTRLLILISDAVRVGFIPFLAALLIVFIFLRKSGRSISIPIFREIKENIAFSMIFSQTGTLLRSGLPLILALKLTEPLDPVKGRLQTVQEHIKKGYRFSQGLEKEGSFPEEIVSVVRVSENGRDLSDGLIRLGSNCWDIAQSSMQKYAELAEPIIILVMGFLVGFVVIAVLLPIFDLSTLATR
- a CDS encoding sel1 repeat family protein, whose product is MKKIVLFLFFSLFLFLFVSPYPAYAGSPEYDQAYAVYQSQGAGAALPLFKKIVESKPDPDAMWMLGYIYKNQSNFDTMYAESAKWYKSYLQFPFVKKEYAMQELGEMYMSGGYGVEKDLAQARYYFEKLVESGWSNKDWSKFPLNNLTIVIGQQMAGYTKDDADYVKAGKALSKNKPKDAVAPLKQSAEYKNPDAMEVLGIMYKYGIGVEQDYFEAASWFRKAAEKELPYSMLNMGKLYEKGNGVTQDDTIAREWYKKSALAGNEEARTILTEKMVRDPLVPETAIEMIGNMRYAKDGLPWGEAVSKFILKPKWEYYYHDMEGHVVKLRGYYEDAQKEKHSIEIKYFLKCEPNIEDGSKAFSIKRLSSTVKDEKTKDGIPDWLAYELE